Genomic DNA from Candidatus Sulfurimonas marisnigri:
AACGGTACAATAGTTTTTTGTTTTAAAGCATCAAGAGTAACCCCCAGCCAGCTAAGAGAGTCACTTTTTTTAGCCTCTTCTATATCAATATCCATCTTGACAAAATAAGTACTGTGCTCATCATTTTTTATTTCATCAACAATAGAGTAAATGTGCTGTAAAAAGTTTTTACTTCTATTTTCCATACTGCTATTATTTTTAAGCATAATAAGACCGTATGAGAGAGTGATATATATTTTTAAATTATTAAATGTCACTATCAAAGTATTATGGTTGTCAGAGAAACTTTGCAAGGCATCAAGTATATTATCTATATAGTGCTTATCTGTAGCACATATTATTACATCATTGTGTAATTGCACTGTATTGTTGTCCTCTATCCCAAAGTAAGAGAGATGCTCTTTTACGGCACTGAAGATATGCTCTTGTGTTTGGCTGCCAAATTGATTTTTTATCTCTTTAAACATATCTACAACAACTAAAAAGAGAGCTTGGTCATTGTTTTGCAAGAGGTAATCTAGTTTTTTATCTTCTTGAGTATTTTTACTGTCTCTTTTACTAATGTCAATTAAATTACATACTTTGTATAGAAGTTTAAACAACTTATCCATTGCGACTGGTTTAAGTAAAATCCCATCAACTTGGAAATCTATGGAGTTTCTTAACCCATGATCTGTATTGTGCGCAGTCATGATAATAGTATTTTGATCAGGATTGATTTTTAATACCTCACTTATTAAACAAACACCATCCATTTTAGGCATTGTCAAGTCTGTAATTAATAAATCATATCTTTTTTTATTGTACTCCTTTAGTGCAACTTCACCATTTTGCGCACTATTAACTTCTTTAAATAGGAGTTTAAATATATTCTCATATTGCTCTCTAATTTCATTGTTGTCTTCAGCGTATAAAACAGAAATATTTTTTGTGACACTGAGTAGCTTTTGATGTATATCAGACACTTTACTCTCTACCCCTGCAAACAATCTCAAAAGAGCTACCATTTTGAGTTGCTGTATATATTAAATCACCGTTAAAACTCTTTTTCATTATATCCATGCTCATATAAAGACCAATTCCGGTACCTTTTCCTTGTTCTTTTGTTGTGAAGTATGGGTTAAATATTTTATCTCTTATTTCTTCTGGTATTCCACCTGCATTATCTTCTATGACTATTATTGGTATATTCTCTTTCATATCTATGGTTATATTTATAAACTTGTCTGCACTCTCTATATCTTCAAAAGCATCTCTTGCATTTGCGAGAATATTTATGATTACCTGTTCTAATAGGTCTTCATAACCTACCATTGAGATATTTTCATTAGTTACTTTAACATCTACATGTATGCTGTGATTGGTTAGTTGTGTCCCCATTATTTGTATAATAGCTTCTATTGTATGAGAGAGTCTAAATGGTTTTGACTCCTTTGCCGGTTTTACGAAGTTCATAAAGGTGTCAATTGTTTGCGACATGTTTTGGCATTGGTCTTGAATAAACTCACTGCTCTCTTGTATTTTTTGTGGTTCAAGCATTCCCATGCTTGAGAGTAGTGAGAGATTAATACCTGTTGCACTTATGGCATTTAGCGGTTGTCTCCATTGGTGGGCTATCATGCTTACCATATCACCCATTTGAGCTAGTTTAGACTGTTCTATGAGTTTACCCTCTTGAGAGCGTAACTCTTTTATTTGCTCTTGTACTTTTGCTTCAAGTGTTTTAAAGTAGTTTTCTTTTCTCAAAACTGATATAAAAGAGCTTGCTAAGACTTTTAAAATATCTTTTTCAAATTCATTCCATATTCTTTCATATGAACAATCATCAAAACCTATAAACCCCCAAAAAACATCTTCATACCAAATTGGCATAATAATAGTAGATTTAATATTCTGAGGCTCTAATATTTTTCTCTCAGGTTCTGGAAAATCTCTAACCAAACCTTCTATACACAGACCTTCTTGGAATTTTTCTTTCCATCGTTCAATGCCAGCACCTATATATGATAAATTTTGAAGTTCAGGATTATTGAGCTGAACAGAGATATTCTCTTTAGTAGACTCAAATTTTTGAGAACATACTAAATCATTGTTGAAATAATTATTTTCAAATACATAAACTCTGTCAACATCTAGAGTGTTAATGATTTTTTCTAAAATATTTTTCACACTTGAGTTAAAATCTTTGTTAATTATTAGTTCGTTTAAAATAAACACTATTGTTTGAAGTGTATCTCTATGGTATTTTAAGTCTTTTTGAGCTTGAATATTGTCTGTAACATCTGTTACAATAGATAAAAAACACTTAGTTTCTTTTAGAGTAATTATGGAAGTGTTTACAATTACATTAATCTTTGTACCATCTTTTTTTAGATGTAGTGTTTCAAACCTATTCTGAGTACTGTTCTTTATGCGCTTAAGTAAAGAATTTATATCTCCATTATATGTTGGATTTATATCAAACAAGGGCAAATTTATTAATTCATCTTTTGTGTATCCATAAGTCTCCACAGCTGATTTGTTTACATCAACTATAAGACCATTATTTGTATTAATAACAAGTCCGGGATTGTTCATATTATCAAATAAAACTTTGTAATTATTTGCTTCTTCTGCTGTTAATAACTGCATCTATAAACAATCATTATTTAGTAATATTAAGTCTATTGTGTCTGAATCCATGTAAGCACTCTTTCATATATAAAGTATATATTATATTAATAAAAATGTATGAAGTAATTATGAAGTTTTATTTATTTGAGACGCAAACGATAACCCTCAGCTCTTATACTTTCAATTGCCTCATCTGGAATATGTCTGCGAATCTCTTTAATATGTGAAGCAATAGTATTTACTTTTACATATTCACCATCCCATACATCACTCATAAGCACTTCATATGTAACTATACTGTTTTTTTGTTCTATAAGAGACTTTAGAATTTTTCTCTGAATTTTGGTTAATTTTTTAATCTGGTTTGAAGAGTATAACTGCTCACTTTCCATATCAAATTCTATATTATCATCAAGTTGCACTTTTATATAATTATTACTATCAACAAGTTGTTGAACTCTTAGCCAAAGCTCAATAAGGTCAAAAGGTTTTTTCAAAAAATCAGCACATCCTAAAGAGTAAGCTTTTCTTATACTCTGAATATCTGTATATGCTGTCATAAAAAGTGTAGGTATTGAATTGTTTACACGATTAATCCACTCTATAACTTCATAACCGGTAGCACCAGGTACCTCAATGTCTAAAATTGCGATATCTGCTTTAAAAGTGGACTCTTGAAGTAACGTAGCACCATCTGTATAAGCTTCAACAACTACTCCTTTCATCTCAAGGAACTCTTTAATATTGCTGTTGAGTAAATACTCATCTTCAAGAAGAATCACTTTCATTTTAGACCTCTGGTAATTATTTATAATCATTGTAGCAGAATTAATACATTTATAGAAATAATATATAACTAAACATAACTATGTTTTCTTAATTTATAATTTATTTATAGAACTAATTAAGTATTTTAGGTATTGCATATTTAAAAGAAGTAACGCCATTTTCGGAAATAACTTCTGTTTTTATATTGTATGTATTACATAAAGATGAAACAATTTCTAAACCAATTCCCATACCAATATTTTCAAAATCTTCTCTGTACCCTTGTTTAAAAATCTTTTCCGGATGATTGATAGTGCTTCCAATATTGGAAGATTTAAATATTACACTGTCGTTACTGTTTATAATATCTATGCTAACTGTTGAACCATCTTTTGCATACTTTATTGCGTTAGATATTGTATTGTCAACTATTCTATATAAATCCACTTCTCGAATTTGTATTTTACTTACCTCAAAACTTTGCAAATCAATATTGATATTTTTGCTCTTTCTAAAATAGTAAAAATAATCTATTCTCTTTTGCACAAATTTTACAAGGTCAATTGATAGTACATTTTCATGATGATTACGAGATGAGAGTGAATAATACAAATCATCATAAACTAATTGAAGTGTATTTGATGCTACAGTTATGGAGTCTGTATAACGGGTATTACCATGCTTTAAGTTTTGCATCTCAACAGAGGTGTTTATAATTGTAAGAGGATTATAAAGTTCATGGTAAGATTTACGTAATAGCTGCTTAAGAGATTTAAAAAGTAAACCTTTTTGAAGGTGTAATTTAACTCTGGCAATTAACTCTTCTTGTAAAAATGGTTTAGCTATATAGTCATCTACACCATAAGAAAAGCCTTTTATTTTATCCTCAACACCACCAAGTGCAGAGATAAATATGATTGGTATGTCTTTGTGTTTATTATGATTCTTAAGTATTTTGCATACTTCATATCCATCCATATTAGGCATGACAATATCGAGCAAGATAAGGTCAAAGTCATAAGTACCTACACTTTTTAGAGCATCTTTAGCACTTAATGACACAAAAATTTCCAGATTAAGAGGTTCTAGCATATCAAGAAGGATGGTTATGTTTTCGGCCTTGTCATCAACGAGCAATACTTTAGGATTGTCATTTTCTACTAAATCCATTGTATGCCTTTTTTAAATATTTAAATTAGTTTATAGTAACATCTAATTATGGAGAAACAATGGACTTGATAATTGAAGTAAAGTCAACTCTTCTTAGTGATGAGCTTAAAAAAGTTTTTGTTCTTGAATTTTCAAGTGTTGAAATCAGCCTATCTAGCTCACTGTATGCACCAACTTTAGCTAAACGAAGAAGTTCATTTTTTACTTCACTCGATATATCTGCTTCTAGTTTATAGTTATCCTCTTTGGTATCTTTAATATCTCTGGTGTTATACCCTAGTAAGGCACCCATAATGTGCTCAGATGTAAATGGTTTTGGCAACCAGCAGTCAAAAGTTGATGTAATAGTGTTTGGTTGGTTTTTTAGAGCACTTACAGCTATAAAGTAGGCACTACACCCCAATAGTCTAAGCTCTTTTGTCGTACTTGTACCATCCATGCCAGGCATAACAATATCCATACAGACTATGTCTGGCTTAAAACCGTTGTTGAAAATATCTAAAGCATCTTCCCCGCTCGTGGCTGATTTAATGTTACAAGATAGAGTTTGAAAAATATCACTCATAATATTAATATTTTCTATGACATCATCAACTATCATGATATTTAAACCACAGAACTGATTCATGTCAAGAGTATATGTGCTGTTTTTAGAAATATCAACTTTTGTTTTTTTTGCACTTGAATCAGTTAAAAGAGCATCAATATTATAAGCACTTTTTTTAATTCTTTCACCAATGTCACAAAACTCATCACTCTTTATAATAGAGTCAGCACTGCTTATAATTTGGTGTAAATAATTTCCAATCTCATGTACTATTTTTTTATCCACATATATTCTTTCAATATTTAATTGATAAATTATAGCACATTCTCTACTAAACTTCACCCTTACAAACAATCTCAAAAGAGCTACCATTTTGAGTTGCTGTATATATTAAATCACCGTTAAAACTCTTTTTCATTATATCCATGCTCATATAAAGACCAATTCCGGTACCTTTTCCTTGTTCTTTTGTTGTGAAGTATGGGTTAAATATTTTATCTCTTATTTCTTCTGGTATTCCACCTGCATTATCTTCTATGACTATTATTGGTATATTCTCTTTCATATCTATGGTTATATTTATAAACTTGTCTGCACTCTCTATATCTTCAAAAGCATCTCTTGCATTTGCGAGAATATTTATGATTACCTGTTCTAATAGGTCTTCATAACCTACCATTGAGATATTTTCATTAGTTACTTTAACATCTACATGTATGCTGTGATTGGTTAGTTGTGTCCCCATTATTTGTATAATAGCTTCTATTGTATGAGAGAGTCTAAATGGTTTTGACTCCTTTGCCGGTTTTACGAAGTTCATAAAGGTGTCAATTGTTTGCGACATGTTTTGGCATTGGTCTTGAATAAACTCACTGCTCTCTTGTATTTTTTGTGGTTCAAGCATTCCCATGCTTGAGAGTAGTGAGAGATTAATACCTGTTGCACTTATGGCATTTAGCGGTTGTCTCCATTGGTGGGCTATCATGCCTATCATCTCTCCCATTTGCATAAGTTTATTATTCTGAAATTTATTCTTCTCTTTTTCTTTGCTCTTTTGTAGCTTCTCATTGACACTATCTTCCCACTCATGTGCTATAACATTAGTCATATGTGTTAATGCATGTGTTATTTTACTCTCTTTCATATCTGCAGCAGGTAGGTTTCTATTATGTGCATATTTGCTATTATTTATCTGCTCGGATTCTCTTAATGCCAAAATAGTCATTGTTTCGTTAAATAGATAGTTGTCATTAGCATCTGAAAAAAATTCTCCATAGACAAAAAAGCCACTTACACTGCACTTATTTGCAAATTCTCTGAGTTCAAAATAGCTGTCATCTTTTAGTAAATGTCGTCTTGCCATGCAAGAATACACAAAAACAGACTCAGGAGTAAAAGAGTCTTTGAAATCTTTAAATTTATTAACACCATCTCTTAAAATATTGTCAATACCTCCAACTGCAAAACGTATCTCTTCATTTTCTCTAAGATCACCTCCAAAAAGTAAAGAACCGTCTTCTAGTGCTTTTAAACAAACACGAGCAATTTTGACACCATTGCGTGATATAATTAATGGAGTTTCAAACCCTATTTCAGGAAATAGTTCTTCTATATTATTGCCAAAGTATTTTTTATATACGTCTAGTGCTGCAACATTGTTAATTTCATATACTCTATTTGCTATACTTTTTGTAACCTTCATAGATAGCCCAACCGTTTCCCAACCAAACTTGTACTGACTCTTTACATGTAGATCTTTTCCTTTTAGCGCAACCCCAACAGAGCCTTTTTTAATTACACTGTTTCCATGAGTAATATATGTTTGTTTGAAACTTGCATTATCCCCTGCCATACCACCTGAAACAATAAACTTTCCTTTAGAGATAGTTTTTACTCCATCAAGAAATTGTTCACCGCTCACAAGTAACCCTGCCGTAAAAAAAACCATGGCTTTGACATCATCAGCATCAAGGTTTGATGCTATGTCACGTCCCATTGTGAAGGAATCACTACCATATATGACTCCAACTGAACTTATAGTACTAGTTTCAAACACAGAGACACTTATGATTATTTTATTTGTGCTGACTTTATCATTGTAAATTTCACCATCTGTTGTTGCTCCAATAATATGTGCACCTGGAAGATTACTGCACAATGCAGAGGCAATTTTTTTCATAATTGCCTCTTGTGAAATACCACAGAAAAACTGCACTAAACACTCTTTTTTAGAGCTAAACTCATGCTTGCAGAGCCATTCATGTAGTATCTCTTCATTTCTGTAATAGTGGTTTAATGTATACACCTATTTCTCATTTTTTTCAAGATTTATCATATGTGATATCTTTAAAAGGAGCTCTAACATTTTATCCATTTTGATAGGCTTTAGTAAAAAACCATCAAGTTGTAAATCTATTGTTTCCATAAGATTCTCACTACTATTGTGCGCTGTCAATATAATTACATGTTGATTGTTATTTATTTTTTTAATCTCTTTAACCATTGTTAAGCCATCCATGTTTGGCATAGTTAAATCTGTCATAACTAAATCTGCTTTGCTGTATCTATAGACTTCAATTGCATCTAGCCCATCTTTTGCAATAAAAACTTTCTGAAAAAAAAGTTCTAGTATCTGAGAAATTTGCTTACGTGTGTCCTCTTCATCTTCAACATATAAAACAGACAAGTATTGTGCTTCCTTCTTAAGTCTTTCGTTTATATTCATAGTATATCCTTCAAAGGTTCAGATATGTAATATCCTTGTGCATAGTCTATACCTAGCTCTTTTATAATTTTATATGTCTCTTCGTCATGTACAAATTCTGCGATTGTATTAACCCCACTATGCTTTGCATAAAAAACTATAGTTTTTACAATAATCATACTATTTTGATTTAGTGCAATATCTTTAATAAACGAACCATCAATCTTAAGATAATCTATTTGTAACTTTTGTACTCTTGCAAAATTAGAACTATCTGCACCAAAGTCGTCTATTGCAATTTTAAATCCAATATTTTTTAGTTTTTCCATTTGAAAGTTTGCATGCTGTAAATCATAGTCACTAATATTTTCCAGTACTTCAAGTGCAACTTGTGAAGGATGAATATTGTGCTTTTCACAATGCTCTAGTAGGTAGTCTACTAAATACCCCTCTTTAAAATCATCATCTGTTATGTTTATGGAAAACTCTTTGTTACATGTAGAAAATGTTTTAAATGATTTTTCAATCATCCGTCGTGTAATATCAGTAACCATACCTGCTATACGTGCAGCTTCTATAAAATAAGAAGGAAAGATAGTCTCCTCTTGTTCTATAATTCGTGCTAAGCATTCATACTTTTCTATTTCATTAGTGGCTAAGTTTATAATAGGCTGATAATATGGAATTAGTAGGTCAAAATCTAGTGCGAGTTTAGTTTTATGAGCCCATTCATGCATTTTTTGCTGGTATTGCTCTGTTTTAGAATCTGGCTGGTAGTGACCAATTACATTCTTATGCACCTTCCTCATATCCATAATTGCAAGCTGTGCTTTAGAATAAGGAATTGAAATGTCATTATCATTAATAGATATAATACCAATTGAAAATGTTATTCTAACATGTATGGAACCAATCTTAAATCGCTTGGTATATACTTTTTTCTTAATTTCCTGCGCAAGCTTTAAAGATTTTTCTGCAGATGATGACTCAAGGGCTATGAAAAACTCATCACCAATACCTTTGTATATAGTATGATGAGTTATTTGTTTTAAAAAACTTGCAACACCTTTAAGTAATAAATCTCCATTATCATATCCATACGAACAATTAATATGTGAGAAGTTATCAATATTTAGTAAAATACCATCGTTGAATCTGCTTGTTATAAAATCTAAATGCAGTTTCTGTTTATTTGGTAATCCTGTAATTGGGTCATATTCAAGTTGATTTATAAGTTCTTTGGCTTGATTGTCAACTCTATTTTCTAGTTCTTCTTGATAAAAACTATTCTCTTTTTCAATTTTCAAAGAAACTACTGTTTTTTCAATTGCTTCAAACATCTGGCTAGCATTTATAGGTTTTAATATATATCCATCTACGCCACTTTTAATTGCTTTAACAATTATATCTGCTTCAGTATGTGCCGACATAACAATAATTTTTTGTTTTTGATTTATCTTTCTAACTGCTTGAGTCAGTTCAAAACCATCCATCTTGGGCATGTTTAAATCAGTGATAATTATGTCTACTCTTTTACGTTTGTAAATTTCCAATGCTTCCTTTCCATCTTTTGCTACTAAAACAACTGAAAAAAGATGTGTTAATATGCTCTCTACTTCTCCCCTTGCGTCTTCATCATCGTCAATAAGCAGTGCAGAGAAACGTGAACAAATTTTACTGATTTTTTTTACATCATACATTTTCTGAATCCTGCTCTATATAATTACCGAAAGTAATTTTAAAACAACTACCATCAATAACAGGCATATAAGTTAAGTCACCGTTAAAGTGTGTTCTCATTATTTTACGACTCATATACAGACCCAAGCCTGTCCCGTTTACATCTTGTTTAGTTGTAAAGTATGGGTTGAAAATATCATCTATTATCTGAGGTGGAATTCCCCCGGCATTGTCTTGTATCTTTACATTTCCAAGTTTGTCTATTTGTATTAAAATCTCTTTTTTGTTAATCTCTTTTTTTCCTTCAAAAGCATCTCTTGAATTAATAAAAATGTTAAGTAAAACTTGCTCAAATAGATTTTCTGAACCTAGTAATTTTTTATTTTTAAATTCTTTATCAAACTCTGTTTCTATATAAATAGAGTGTAATGACAACTGTGTATTAACAATGTTTAATGCCTTGTGGATTGCTGATGGTAGTAAAAACTCACTGTCCTCAGCAATTGGTTTAGAAAATTCAAAAAAATTATTGATAACTGTAGACATCTCTTGAGTCTTATTCTGAATGAAATCGCTTGCATCATTTATGCTCTGTGTTGTACTTATATTCATGTCATTTTCAAGTTTTAATTTTATTGCTGAAGCACTAATAGCATTTAATGGTTGACGCCAATGATGTGCAATCATTGAAACCATCTCACCGAGTTGAGCTTGTTTGGCTTGATTGTTTAGTACTTTGTCCTTATTTTTATTCTTTTTAACTTCATATATAACTCTATTCTCAAGAGTTTTATTTATCTTTTCAAGTTCCTCAGTATATATGTCAACCTCTTTTTGAAAGGCATATATCAAGTAGGACATAAGAATATAAATACTTAACAATAGTGAGATTTCTTCATTCTCATAAGCTGTTTTAATGTAGTGTAAATTTTGAAAGATTAAGAGAAACAAAATAATTGCTCCAAATGAGACACTCCAGATTAAGCCAGTTTTTTTAGAGTTAAGTAGAAAAGCAAATGATGAAAAAAGTAAACTCCAAGCAAATCCCATTCTATAGAGTCCACCTTCAAAAATCAGAAATATGAAAAATATAGCTGTGGATATAAGAAATATTGTAGCTTTTTTATTACAAGAATAGGCACTGGTGTATTTTAAAATTATAAGAATAATTAAACCAGTTCCAATATCTACAAAAGCACTTGCTATATTGTCAATGAAAATATGAATAACAGCGATTACCGTAAGATAAAAAAGTAAAATGTAAAAAAAATCTATAAATCTAACACAGATGAAATTTTGCTCTGTCTTTAAATTTTCCATATTAACTTCTTTTGTTACTTGATAGATTGAATTAATTCAATAATTTTTTCAATACTTAACGAATGGGTGACACCGCCAAGTTTTACAGCTTCATTTGGCATGCCATAAACTACACAGCTATCTTCATCTTGAGCATACGTTTTTGCACCAATATCAAACATCTCCTTCATACCATGTGCTCCATCACCACCCATACCCGTAAGTATGATGCCAACACCACTTTTACCTAACTCATTTGCAAAAGAGCGGAACAAGACATCAACACTTGGTTTATGATGAGAAATTTTTGGGCCATCTTTGATTTTTATAATATATTTTAATCCTACTCTTTGAACTAGCATGTGTGTATCTCCAGGAGCAATGTAAGCAGTTGATGATTTTAGTTCATCTCCATCCTCAGCTTCTTTTACAGATATGTTTGAAATAGAATCAAGTCTTTTAGCAAGTGAAGCTGTAAAGCCAGCTGGCATATGTTGTGTTATTAGAATAGGGACAGTTACGGATGGTAAAGAGGTGAGTATTTTTTCTATAACTTGCACACCTCCAGTAGAAGACCCAATTGCAATGACTCTTTTACCTCCAATAAATTGTGTATTTTTTTTCTGCATTACAACGTTGTCTGTAGTTTGCAAAATAGCGGAGTCTGTTTTTTTCTGCAAACTTGGAATTATTTTTAATTTAGAATTTGCTGCTGCTTTTATTGATTGTATTAAACTCTTTTTAGATTTTTCTAAAAATGTCTTAGTTTGTAGGTTTGGCTTTTCTATAAGCTCAACTGCTCCAGATTGAAGTGCTTCTATAGCCTTAAGGCTACCTGACATAGCTACACATGAACAAATAATAGTAGCAATTGGTTGCTCACTCATAATCTTTTTTAGAAATGTAATACCATCCATTCTAGGCATCTCAATATCTAAAATAATAACATCTGGAGTGCCAGTAGTTTTAAATTTTTGCATTGCAAAGATAGGATCAGCAGCAACTCCTAAAATCTCAATCTCGGATTCATTTTCTACAAGTTTACTAATTGTTTGGCGAACTATTGCTGAGTCATCAATAATGAATAGTTTTATTTGTTTCATTTTAAATAGTTCCCACTATCTTTATAAAGTTGTTTTATAGCATTTACAATAGATAATTGAAGGGAATCTTGCGTTATTGACTTTATAAACCATCCATCTATACCAGCTTTTTTACCATCTTCTTTTGCCTCGCTAGTATATTCTGACGTAATCGCTATAATTGGCTTGTACTTGTATTTTTTAATTTTTTTAGCTGTTTTGGCTAGGTCGTAGCCTGTAATTATGGGCATATTTATGTCAATAAACATTAAATCATATTCTAGTGATTCTTCTTCAATCATTTTTTTTATACTAATGGAGTCAGTAAAAAAATCGCATACTATAATTTTAGAGTCAATCATTTCTAAAACTAAAGATTTAAGTGTATCAAGTACAATTGTACTATCATCAATAAATATTATTTTCATAATTGACTCCTGCATAATTTATACTAACTAAAATCTTCTTCTATAAGTAGACACATAGACATAATCTTATGGTCATCATAGTGAATATCCAAACTATCTTGATTTGTAATAATATTTTTAATCCACTCTTCTATAGTAACATTCAACTCTTCAATATGTCGAACCATTTGTGTGTTTTTAGATTTTGTAAATGGTTTTATATCTTTGTTTTGAATGAGTATTGCAACACTTTGTAATGCTATGGAAATCCTGTCAAATTCAGGCACCTTTTTAAAAAGGCGTGTATATTTGTCAAATAAATTTATTAATGTCATACGTAGTGATACATTGTATGTACTGTCGTCTTGACACAATAGTCTGTATTCTTTTAGGGAGTCAATCAGTTCATTTACATAAAACTGCAGGTCGTCTGAACTTATGTTCATTAGTTCATATGCTGAGAGCAATTCATTTTGATATTGATTTATTTCAATGTTCTTTTTTTTCTCTTTAGCTAAAAAAGACACTATATTTATGCGAAATGAAAATGCTTTGCTATTTTTAGCATACTCAAAAAGTGTGCTGTTTTTTTTAACTAATGATTCCATAGTTTCTACAAAAAAACCATCTCTAACTGTTATATAAATATAGGAGTCAGACTCCTCTATAATTAAGTCAAACAGTTGATTTTTAGTGTCCATTTTTCTGAAAGCTTTAACTAGTG
This window encodes:
- a CDS encoding response regulator — translated: MKIIFIDDSTIVLDTLKSLVLEMIDSKIIVCDFFTDSISIKKMIEEESLEYDLMFIDINMPIITGYDLAKTAKKIKKYKYKPIIAITSEYTSEAKEDGKKAGIDGWFIKSITQDSLQLSIVNAIKQLYKDSGNYLK
- a CDS encoding sensor histidine kinase, which encodes MENLKTEQNFICVRFIDFFYILLFYLTVIAVIHIFIDNIASAFVDIGTGLIILIILKYTSAYSCNKKATIFLISTAIFFIFLIFEGGLYRMGFAWSLLFSSFAFLLNSKKTGLIWSVSFGAIILFLLIFQNLHYIKTAYENEEISLLLSIYILMSYLIYAFQKEVDIYTEELEKINKTLENRVIYEVKKNKNKDKVLNNQAKQAQLGEMVSMIAHHWRQPLNAISASAIKLKLENDMNISTTQSINDASDFIQNKTQEMSTVINNFFEFSKPIAEDSEFLLPSAIHKALNIVNTQLSLHSIYIETEFDKEFKNKKLLGSENLFEQVLLNIFINSRDAFEGKKEINKKEILIQIDKLGNVKIQDNAGGIPPQIIDDIFNPYFTTKQDVNGTGLGLYMSRKIMRTHFNGDLTYMPVIDGSCFKITFGNYIEQDSENV
- a CDS encoding EAL domain-containing response regulator, with translation MYDVKKISKICSRFSALLIDDDEDARGEVESILTHLFSVVLVAKDGKEALEIYKRKRVDIIITDLNMPKMDGFELTQAVRKINQKQKIIVMSAHTEADIIVKAIKSGVDGYILKPINASQMFEAIEKTVVSLKIEKENSFYQEELENRVDNQAKELINQLEYDPITGLPNKQKLHLDFITSRFNDGILLNIDNFSHINCSYGYDNGDLLLKGVASFLKQITHHTIYKGIGDEFFIALESSSAEKSLKLAQEIKKKVYTKRFKIGSIHVRITFSIGIISINDNDISIPYSKAQLAIMDMRKVHKNVIGHYQPDSKTEQYQQKMHEWAHKTKLALDFDLLIPYYQPIINLATNEIEKYECLARIIEQEETIFPSYFIEAARIAGMVTDITRRMIEKSFKTFSTCNKEFSINITDDDFKEGYLVDYLLEHCEKHNIHPSQVALEVLENISDYDLQHANFQMEKLKNIGFKIAIDDFGADSSNFARVQKLQIDYLKIDGSFIKDIALNQNSMIIVKTIVFYAKHSGVNTIAEFVHDEETYKIIKELGIDYAQGYYISEPLKDIL
- a CDS encoding protein-glutamate methylesterase/protein-glutamine glutaminase translates to MKQIKLFIIDDSAIVRQTISKLVENESEIEILGVAADPIFAMQKFKTTGTPDVIILDIEMPRMDGITFLKKIMSEQPIATIICSCVAMSGSLKAIEALQSGAVELIEKPNLQTKTFLEKSKKSLIQSIKAAANSKLKIIPSLQKKTDSAILQTTDNVVMQKKNTQFIGGKRVIAIGSSTGGVQVIEKILTSLPSVTVPILITQHMPAGFTASLAKRLDSISNISVKEAEDGDELKSSTAYIAPGDTHMLVQRVGLKYIIKIKDGPKISHHKPSVDVLFRSFANELGKSGVGIILTGMGGDGAHGMKEMFDIGAKTYAQDEDSCVVYGMPNEAVKLGGVTHSLSIEKIIELIQSIK
- a CDS encoding response regulator → MKILIVDDAKETRESLHNIIKVKISSTYEIAEAEDGLEALGVVETFHPDIVLTDILMPKMDGIRFTALLKSQPQTKHIFVAAITGLSGEEQIQKIYASGVDFYIAKPFQLDDIVARLKVITSLITHKSSIPDVKPSVVYNCFKDEHIKHYFVTFSITEEDDLFLVFDYFSNQNISYNSLLLKDFMVALVKAFRKMDTKNQLFDLIIEESDSYIYITVRDGFFVETMESLVKKNSTLFEYAKNSKAFSFRINIVSFLAKEKKKNIEINQYQNELLSAYELMNISSDDLQFYVNELIDSLKEYRLLCQDDSTYNVSLRMTLINLFDKYTRLFKKVPEFDRISIALQSVAILIQNKDIKPFTKSKNTQMVRHIEELNVTIEEWIKNIITNQDSLDIHYDDHKIMSMCLLIEEDFS